From the genome of Scytonema hofmannii PCC 7110, one region includes:
- a CDS encoding HEAT repeat domain-containing protein, translating into MYDEEDHYLLDDVEIELESPLDHLGQLTAEAETPKPNPEAMLALLEHPEPQQRMLASRAFCDIEDARAIPHLIRLLTDTCPLVRVSAAYAIGRNPSPDAVEPLIAQLNRDWNGYVRKGIVWALGNCRDRRSLTPLTDALRTDISAVRLWAASALTQMANVGYETVVRAIPPLIEALVQDPVAPVRSNCAWALGQLCRELPSNVVYATAVDALIQAFAEDKDLGVREDAKAAILGVGDIRGLQMVETLELEGWF; encoded by the coding sequence ATGTATGACGAAGAAGACCATTACTTACTTGATGATGTAGAAATAGAACTTGAAAGCCCTCTAGACCACTTAGGACAGCTGACTGCGGAAGCAGAAACACCTAAGCCTAACCCAGAGGCAATGCTAGCTCTATTGGAACATCCCGAACCACAGCAAAGAATGCTAGCTTCTCGTGCTTTTTGTGACATAGAAGATGCACGAGCTATTCCGCATTTGATTCGTTTATTAACTGATACTTGCCCTTTGGTGCGGGTGAGTGCAGCATACGCCATTGGACGCAACCCTAGCCCAGATGCCGTAGAGCCATTGATTGCCCAATTAAACCGAGATTGGAATGGTTACGTGCGTAAAGGCATTGTGTGGGCATTGGGAAACTGTCGCGATCGCCGTTCTTTAACGCCCCTAACAGATGCGTTAAGAACTGATATTTCAGCAGTGCGTTTGTGGGCTGCTAGCGCCCTAACTCAAATGGCAAATGTCGGTTATGAAACAGTTGTGAGGGCAATACCTCCCTTGATTGAAGCATTGGTGCAAGACCCCGTTGCGCCAGTGCGAAGTAATTGTGCTTGGGCATTGGGACAACTATGCCGCGAACTCCCTTCTAATGTCGTCTATGCCACAGCTGTAGACGCTTTAATTCAAGCTTTTGCTGAAGACAAAGATTTAGGTGTTAGGGAGGATGCCAAAGCTGCTATCTTAGGTGTCGGTG
- a CDS encoding GNAT family N-acetyltransferase: MVSVLESLLPNYVIRRGSTLDRALLVKFMQRTYQELFPEQQDFSHLVQTVEQYFSTATPLWWVDFVGTRIIETNSPSLPHSLPPSLPHSPSSSPVACIWVGNAIDQIRGTRHAHIFLLYVTLEHRRQGIAKALMLHVENWAKARGDRQIALQVFESNAAAYNLYNQLGYATQSLWMFKPLSRDE, from the coding sequence ATGGTATCAGTTTTGGAATCGTTACTACCCAATTATGTTATTCGCCGTGGTTCTACTCTAGACCGCGCCCTATTGGTCAAGTTCATGCAACGAACTTACCAAGAACTTTTTCCAGAGCAACAGGATTTTTCTCATTTAGTACAAACAGTCGAGCAGTATTTCTCTACTGCAACACCTCTTTGGTGGGTGGATTTTGTAGGAACCAGGATCATAGAAACCAATTCACCCTCACTCCCCCACTCCCTCCCTCCCTCACTCCCTCACTCCCCCTCCTCTTCCCCCGTCGCCTGTATTTGGGTGGGAAATGCTATCGATCAGATACGGGGAACTCGTCACGCTCATATTTTTTTACTTTATGTTACACTAGAACATCGGCGACAGGGCATTGCTAAAGCTTTGATGCTTCATGTGGAAAATTGGGCAAAGGCTAGAGGCGATCGCCAAATAGCATTACAAGTGTTTGAGTCGAATGCAGCCGCCTACAATCTTTACAATCAGCTTGGCTATGCAACTCAATCACTGTGGATGTTTAAACCACTCAGTCGTGATGAATAA
- a CDS encoding ABC transporter permease yields the protein MGQKFIISTATVILLITGVLLGYVLSQLVLGFLSLNLLTFLGTFSLIVIFGTLYYVLFWEFRKQQSPSPRPSSNGSKPQSDERTPDASLKNKLISLLSGDAATAERLVEQAKQDFPGMPENWYWEKTIADLERDRR from the coding sequence ATGGGGCAGAAGTTCATCATTAGTACCGCAACAGTTATTCTTTTAATCACTGGCGTACTACTCGGCTACGTTCTTTCCCAGTTAGTTCTGGGATTTTTATCACTTAACTTGTTAACTTTTCTAGGAACATTTAGCCTAATTGTCATTTTTGGTACGCTGTATTACGTCTTATTTTGGGAATTCAGAAAGCAGCAGTCACCATCACCTCGACCTTCTTCTAATGGAAGTAAGCCCCAAAGTGATGAGCGTACACCTGATGCCAGTCTTAAGAACAAGCTGATTAGTCTATTATCTGGTGACGCTGCTACCGCCGAACGACTCGTTGAGCAGGCAAAGCAAGATTTCCCTGGTATGCCAGAAAATTGGTATTGGGAAAAAACTATTGCCGATTTGGAACGTGATCGCCGATAA
- a CDS encoding AmpG family muropeptide MFS transporter — protein MKTILSIQKVFISRKMATLLLLGFASGLPLFLTGTTLKAWMTVEKVDLASIGLFSLVALPYSLKFIWSPLIDRFSLPFLGRRRGWLIALQVGLFLAISLMAFQQPKQALQLLAVNAIAIAFLSATQDIVADAYRTDVLKQAEMGAGAAIFVLGYRVALLLTGSLALILADRIPWSSVYLLMALSMAIGIFGTLLAPEPKHISPPESLGEAILLPFGEFFQRRGVLQGFLVLVFIVLYKLGDAFLSSMSTPFLIQTGFTLTDIGAIQTGMGLIATIVGTLVGGAILSQVGINRSLWVFGVLQAVSNLAYFVLAQLGKNYQFLVLTINIENFCGGLGTAAFVAFLMSQCNQRFSATQYALLSSFMAVSRDVLVAPSGVVAKSMGWPTFFLISIVAAVPGLLLLPWFAPWNQQPEPIKRPGLDYEE, from the coding sequence GTGAAGACAATATTATCAATACAAAAGGTTTTTATAAGCCGCAAGATGGCGACTCTGTTATTACTAGGTTTTGCATCTGGGTTGCCATTGTTTTTAACAGGGACTACCTTGAAAGCTTGGATGACAGTGGAAAAGGTGGATTTGGCATCTATTGGGCTGTTTAGCTTGGTGGCTTTGCCATACTCCTTGAAGTTTATTTGGTCGCCTCTGATTGATAGGTTTTCACTGCCCTTTTTGGGTCGGCGGCGCGGTTGGTTGATTGCTCTACAGGTTGGATTGTTCTTAGCTATTTCTCTGATGGCTTTTCAACAGCCCAAGCAAGCACTACAACTTTTAGCTGTTAACGCCATTGCGATCGCCTTTTTAAGTGCAACTCAAGATATTGTCGCTGACGCCTACCGAACTGATGTCCTGAAACAAGCGGAAATGGGCGCTGGTGCAGCAATTTTTGTCTTGGGTTACCGAGTCGCATTGTTGCTTACAGGTTCTCTAGCGCTCATACTTGCTGATAGGATACCTTGGTCATCGGTCTACTTGTTGATGGCGTTAAGCATGGCAATTGGAATTTTTGGTACTCTATTGGCACCAGAACCAAAGCACATTAGCCCGCCAGAATCTTTAGGAGAAGCTATACTTTTACCGTTTGGGGAATTTTTCCAGAGACGGGGGGTATTGCAAGGCTTCTTAGTTTTGGTGTTTATTGTTCTCTATAAACTAGGTGATGCTTTCTTAAGCAGTATGTCAACACCTTTTTTGATTCAAACAGGGTTTACCCTCACCGATATTGGCGCAATTCAAACAGGTATGGGATTGATTGCGACGATTGTTGGAACTCTCGTTGGGGGAGCAATTTTGAGTCAAGTTGGTATTAATCGCTCCTTATGGGTGTTTGGCGTTCTGCAAGCTGTAAGTAACTTGGCCTATTTTGTACTCGCACAACTTGGTAAAAACTATCAGTTTTTGGTACTCACCATTAACATAGAGAACTTTTGTGGTGGATTGGGAACAGCAGCGTTTGTTGCCTTTTTAATGAGTCAATGCAATCAGCGCTTTTCTGCAACTCAGTATGCTTTACTTTCCAGCTTTATGGCTGTCAGCCGTGATGTTTTGGTTGCTCCATCTGGAGTTGTAGCAAAAAGTATGGGTTGGCCAACATTTTTCTTAATCAGTATCGTCGCTGCTGTACCCGGTTTACTTTTACTACCATGGTTTGCTCCTTGGAATCAACAACCAGAACCAATTAAGAGACCCGGACTTGACTATGAGGAATAA
- the dndE gene encoding DNA sulfur modification protein DndE — protein MEPPIDRIKLSQTAKEQLIKLKRNTKIENWNVLCRWGFCRSLAEPTPPSPVPIPADSNVEMTWWVFGGEMSDILLLALKQRCYNDGFGTDKETLATQFRLHLHRGIGYLAGDPNIKKIEDLIELVV, from the coding sequence ATGGAACCTCCTATCGATCGCATAAAACTCTCACAAACAGCAAAAGAGCAACTTATCAAACTCAAACGCAATACCAAAATTGAAAACTGGAACGTGTTGTGTCGTTGGGGTTTTTGTCGTTCTCTTGCAGAACCAACTCCTCCATCACCCGTACCAATACCTGCTGACAGCAACGTTGAGATGACATGGTGGGTGTTTGGTGGCGAGATGTCTGATATTTTGTTACTTGCTCTCAAGCAACGCTGTTACAACGATGGCTTTGGGACAGATAAAGAAACTCTTGCCACGCAGTTTCGCCTTCACTTACATCGCGGTATCGGTTACTTGGCTGGCGATCCCAATATTAAGAAAATTGAAGATTTAATTGAATTGGTAGTTTAG
- a CDS encoding addiction module protein, which produces MQSIEQLMNEILSLPNASRALLADKLVESLEFDTDSTIQTTWITEAKRRRDEIREGLVQPILGEDALAQVRRLIEP; this is translated from the coding sequence ATGCAGTCAATTGAGCAACTGATGAACGAGATATTATCTTTGCCCAATGCATCAAGGGCACTTCTCGCTGACAAGCTAGTAGAGAGTTTGGAATTTGACACCGACTCAACTATTCAGACAACTTGGATAACTGAAGCCAAAAGACGCAGAGACGAAATTCGAGAAGGTTTAGTCCAACCCATCCTAGGGGAAGATGCGTTGGCACAAGTAAGACGACTAATTGAACCATGA
- the iscB gene encoding RNA-guided endonuclease IscB translates to MKVYVVNKHGRPLMPTTPRKARLLLNVGKANIYCREPFTIQLIYGSSGYTQRGDLGIDAGYQNIGYSVVNEKEELIGGEVQMLRGMSERLTERKKYRQQRRNRRRHRASRLNNRKCKEGWLSPSTQHKLDTHHKIIDLVKSVVPVKEVVVEVASFDIQKIKDGTIEGVGYQQGEQYDFDNLREYILHRDGHKCQNPNCKNKSCAPILQVHHIGFWKEDRTDRPANLITLCDKCHTPKNHKKNGFLFGWEPKLNSFKGETFMSTVRWRLTLEGEYRVTYGYITKGVRRDFNIEKSHHNDAFVIAGGTTQRRTEPLMLEQIRRNKRSMEQFYDAKYIDSRDGSIKSGSELSSGRRTRNKQKNGENLRLYRKQKTSDGQRRIKKQRYRYQPKDFVQFEGKIYEVIGMQNLGTGVKLKNYPGIKNKVVNVGKVKSIKRRSGLRTKL, encoded by the coding sequence ATGAAAGTTTACGTTGTTAACAAACATGGTCGTCCATTAATGCCTACAACTCCCCGCAAAGCTCGGTTGCTTTTAAATGTTGGCAAAGCCAACATTTATTGTCGAGAGCCATTCACTATTCAATTAATTTATGGTTCTAGTGGCTATACTCAAAGAGGAGATTTAGGTATTGATGCTGGCTATCAAAATATAGGTTACAGTGTTGTCAATGAAAAAGAAGAATTGATTGGCGGCGAAGTGCAAATGCTACGAGGAATGTCAGAACGCTTGACAGAACGCAAAAAATACCGTCAGCAGAGAAGAAATAGAAGACGACATCGTGCCTCAAGATTGAATAATCGCAAGTGCAAAGAAGGATGGTTATCCCCAAGCACCCAGCACAAACTTGATACTCACCACAAAATTATTGACCTTGTTAAAAGTGTTGTTCCAGTCAAAGAAGTTGTTGTTGAGGTTGCTTCTTTCGACATCCAAAAAATCAAAGACGGCACTATTGAAGGTGTAGGTTATCAGCAAGGCGAGCAATACGACTTTGACAATCTTCGTGAGTACATTCTTCATAGAGATGGGCATAAATGCCAGAATCCTAACTGCAAAAACAAGTCTTGTGCTCCAATTCTGCAAGTGCATCACATTGGATTCTGGAAAGAAGATAGAACCGATAGACCTGCAAACCTGATAACACTTTGCGATAAGTGCCATACCCCCAAAAACCATAAAAAGAACGGATTCTTGTTTGGTTGGGAACCAAAGCTCAATTCATTCAAAGGTGAAACTTTTATGTCCACGGTGCGGTGGCGCTTAACTCTTGAAGGTGAATATAGAGTAACTTATGGTTACATTACTAAAGGAGTAAGAAGAGATTTCAACATAGAGAAATCTCATCATAATGATGCGTTTGTTATCGCAGGTGGAACAACTCAAAGAAGAACAGAACCTTTGATGTTAGAACAAATTAGGCGGAACAAACGCTCAATGGAACAGTTCTATGATGCCAAATATATCGATAGTCGAGACGGGTCGATTAAGTCTGGTTCCGAACTATCTTCCGGGCGCAGAACTCGCAACAAGCAAAAGAATGGCGAGAACCTAAGACTGTACCGAAAACAAAAAACGTCAGATGGACAACGCCGAATCAAAAAACAGCGCTATCGCTATCAACCCAAAGATTTTGTTCAATTTGAAGGAAAAATTTATGAAGTCATTGGGATGCAAAACTTAGGCACTGGTGTTAAGTTGAAAAATTATCCTGGTATTAAAAACAAAGTTGTCAATGTTGGCAAAGTTAAATCCATAAAAAGAAGGTCGGGTCTGCGTACAAAATTATAA
- the dndD gene encoding DNA sulfur modification protein DndD, with the protein MIFLELVLQNFGPYYGRQIIKLDPRNNDSSSPIILFGGMNGGGKTTLMDAIRLALYGPRAQCSTRGNLSYSDFLTQCVSSSTPPIEKTRIELAFEHIENDKPVRYRIVRTWEKNPKDGKDHLGILDIGANDEWLDIGLVSIWDEYVENLIPLGISNLFLFDGEQVKELAQQEIPPQNVVEAIRGLLGLELAERLAEDLEILVNRKRKELADTKDLANLEEIEQRLQQQTEEKQATQEQLEHIKSKLESAEEKQTIALDKFISEGGKIAGERSQLEKQQAQVTAEIEQVRQAMCQLAADVLPLVLIQPLLVQVQKTGESEIRSSQTQIARSVLLERNERLINKIAQLRLSSEKFDKIKFLIQEESELLASNNDEEAWLLADAELLAQLSNIMSYSLEAAKSSAQQQLGVLGTKEEEIVTLERQLQTAASPEIYQKLHDVHTEAQNKVAEIKVEYEAKRRCLIELDAAIEKSKKNLKKYTDQNIDRKSKEHIIAASAKVQQTLKLFRERLTLKKLNKLEVEVTECFRYLLHKSDLVHRIVIDTDTFGLSLYDLQGKMVPKHRLSAGEKQLLAIAFLWGLARVSGHHLPVAIDTPLGRLDSSHRTNLVERYFPSASHQVILLSTDTEIAEKEFKALQENDAIARKYLLQYDSSTRQTTVKEGYFW; encoded by the coding sequence GTGATATTCCTTGAACTCGTATTACAAAACTTTGGTCCTTACTACGGTCGTCAAATTATTAAACTCGACCCCAGAAACAATGATAGTTCTAGCCCCATTATCTTATTTGGTGGAATGAATGGTGGTGGCAAAACGACTTTAATGGATGCTATTCGCCTTGCATTGTACGGACCTCGCGCTCAATGTTCTACTCGTGGAAATCTAAGTTACAGTGATTTTCTCACGCAATGTGTTAGCAGTTCCACTCCCCCAATCGAGAAAACTCGTATTGAATTGGCTTTTGAACATATTGAAAATGACAAGCCAGTGAGATACCGTATTGTACGAACTTGGGAAAAAAATCCCAAAGATGGGAAAGACCATTTGGGTATTTTGGATATTGGTGCAAACGACGAATGGCTTGACATCGGCTTAGTTAGTATATGGGATGAGTACGTTGAAAATCTTATTCCTTTAGGAATTTCTAACTTATTTCTGTTTGATGGCGAACAGGTAAAAGAACTAGCACAACAGGAAATCCCTCCACAAAATGTTGTTGAAGCGATTCGTGGGCTTTTAGGTTTAGAGTTGGCAGAACGTTTGGCAGAAGATTTAGAAATTTTAGTCAACCGCAAACGCAAGGAATTAGCTGATACAAAAGACTTGGCAAATCTGGAAGAAATTGAACAAAGACTGCAACAACAAACAGAAGAAAAACAAGCAACTCAGGAACAATTAGAACACATTAAATCTAAGTTAGAATCGGCGGAAGAAAAACAGACAATAGCTCTTGATAAATTCATTTCAGAAGGTGGCAAAATTGCAGGAGAACGCAGTCAGCTAGAAAAACAGCAAGCACAAGTAACTGCAGAAATCGAACAAGTCCGTCAAGCTATGTGTCAATTGGCAGCTGATGTTTTACCACTGGTGTTGATTCAACCTTTACTTGTTCAGGTGCAGAAAACGGGAGAAAGTGAAATTCGCTCTTCACAAACACAAATAGCCCGAAGTGTTTTACTGGAAAGAAATGAACGTTTAATTAATAAGATTGCTCAATTACGTTTGTCATCTGAAAAATTCGATAAAATTAAATTTTTGATTCAAGAGGAAAGCGAGCTATTGGCTTCAAATAATGATGAGGAAGCATGGTTATTGGCTGATGCAGAATTGCTTGCTCAACTATCTAATATCATGAGTTATTCTTTAGAAGCGGCAAAATCTTCTGCTCAACAGCAACTTGGGGTTCTTGGAACAAAAGAAGAGGAGATTGTAACATTAGAAAGACAATTGCAAACGGCTGCTTCTCCGGAAATATATCAAAAGCTACATGATGTCCACACTGAAGCACAAAATAAAGTTGCCGAAATCAAAGTAGAATATGAAGCAAAAAGACGTTGTTTGATTGAATTAGACGCCGCTATTGAAAAGTCAAAAAAGAATTTAAAAAAATATACAGACCAAAATATTGACCGTAAGAGTAAAGAGCATATAATTGCTGCTTCTGCTAAAGTTCAACAGACTCTCAAGCTTTTCCGCGAACGCCTAACTCTGAAAAAACTTAATAAGCTGGAAGTGGAAGTGACTGAGTGTTTTCGCTATTTATTACATAAGTCAGATTTAGTACACCGTATAGTCATTGATACTGATACCTTTGGTCTCTCTTTGTACGATTTACAAGGTAAGATGGTTCCAAAACACCGTCTATCAGCGGGAGAGAAGCAACTTTTAGCGATCGCATTCCTTTGGGGATTAGCTCGTGTTTCCGGGCATCACTTGCCAGTAGCTATTGATACTCCGTTAGGAAGACTAGATTCTTCTCACCGCACTAACTTAGTTGAGCGTTACTTTCCCTCAGCTTCTCATCAGGTGATTTTGCTTTCTACCGATACAGAAATTGCAGAAAAAGAATTTAAAGCCTTGCAAGAAAATGATGCGATCGCTCGCAAATATCTCCTGCAATATGATTCATCGACTCGTCAAACAACGGTTAAAGAAGGGTATTTTTGGTAA
- the dndC gene encoding DNA phosphorothioation system sulfurtransferase DndC: MTESKISVNGQRTVAEFVEDTEKLTKEIQELYCLDEIPWVLGFSGGKDSTATLQLVWNAIAKLPPNKRTKTIHVITTDTLVENPYVSAWVRNSLKQMKLAAIEQQIPIEPHLLQPDVKETFWVGFIGKGYPAPKGKFRWCTERLKINPSNRFIRDVIRNNGEAIVVLGTRKAESTNRAARMKKWEAKRVRDRLSPNMNLPNSLVYSPIEDWRNDEVWLYLMQWENPWGYSNKDLFAMYRGASADNECPLVVDTSTPSCGSSRFGCWVCTLVSQDKSLAAMIQNDEEKEWLQPLLEFRKELDAEENRDRRDFRRRNGDVQLYERNSDGEVSVEPIPGPYVKEAREDWLRKLLTIQLQIRRTAPENMRDITLISIEELSEIRRIWLEERHEFDDSLPKIYQEITGEAFKDPRPGAGISLLGSDEWAVLEEICSEDAMHLELMANLLDTERQYRKKTRRVGIFDTLEKCFETSSRSQDEAVKNAHLKRDLKEAVVEGDVAKIKQLTLGDAAITNNVEADKSQSWRQVKFQAKNVDKIEN; the protein is encoded by the coding sequence ATGACAGAAAGCAAAATATCAGTAAACGGACAGCGTACTGTAGCAGAGTTCGTAGAAGACACAGAAAAGCTAACCAAAGAAATCCAAGAGTTATACTGTCTAGACGAAATACCCTGGGTTTTAGGTTTCAGTGGAGGCAAGGACAGTACTGCTACTTTACAACTAGTGTGGAATGCGATCGCAAAACTTCCACCGAACAAGCGAACTAAAACAATACACGTTATCACAACAGACACCCTTGTAGAAAATCCTTATGTATCTGCATGGGTACGCAATTCCTTAAAGCAGATGAAACTAGCAGCTATCGAACAACAAATACCAATAGAACCTCATCTGCTACAGCCAGATGTTAAAGAAACATTCTGGGTAGGTTTTATTGGTAAAGGATACCCAGCTCCAAAAGGAAAATTTCGTTGGTGTACAGAGCGTCTCAAAATCAATCCTTCTAACCGTTTTATTCGCGATGTTATCAGAAACAATGGTGAAGCTATTGTTGTTTTGGGGACTCGCAAAGCTGAAAGCACAAATCGTGCTGCTAGGATGAAAAAATGGGAAGCCAAGCGGGTACGAGATCGCCTCAGCCCTAATATGAACTTACCAAACTCCCTTGTTTACAGCCCAATTGAAGACTGGCGAAACGATGAAGTTTGGCTATATCTGATGCAATGGGAAAACCCTTGGGGATACAGCAATAAGGACTTATTCGCTATGTATAGAGGTGCTAGCGCTGATAATGAATGTCCTCTAGTTGTTGATACATCCACCCCCAGTTGTGGTAGCTCTCGTTTTGGATGCTGGGTTTGTACGCTAGTGAGTCAGGATAAATCTCTAGCAGCGATGATTCAAAATGACGAAGAGAAAGAGTGGTTACAACCTCTACTAGAATTCCGTAAGGAATTAGATGCTGAAGAAAACCGCGATCGCCGAGACTTTCGTCGTAGAAATGGTGACGTACAACTGTACGAGCGCAACTCAGATGGAGAAGTGTCAGTTGAGCCGATACCCGGTCCCTATGTTAAAGAAGCTAGAGAGGACTGGTTGAGAAAACTCCTAACTATTCAATTACAAATTCGTCGCACCGCACCAGAAAATATGCGCGATATTACGCTTATTTCTATAGAAGAATTGAGTGAAATTCGGCGTATATGGCTAGAGGAAAGACACGAGTTTGATGATAGCTTACCCAAAATTTATCAGGAAATCACGGGTGAAGCTTTTAAAGATCCCCGTCCTGGCGCTGGGATAAGTTTGCTAGGTAGTGATGAATGGGCGGTGCTTGAAGAAATCTGTAGTGAGGATGCAATGCACTTGGAACTCATGGCAAATCTCTTGGATACAGAACGCCAGTACCGTAAAAAGACTCGCCGTGTGGGAATATTTGACACACTAGAAAAATGTTTTGAAACAAGTTCGCGTTCCCAAGATGAAGCAGTTAAGAACGCGCATTTGAAACGAGATTTAAAAGAGGCGGTTGTCGAAGGCGACGTTGCTAAGATCAAGCAGTTAACTTTGGGTGACGCTGCTATTACAAACAATGTGGAAGCGGACAAATCGCAAAGTTGGCGACAAGTTAAGTTTCAAGCCAAAAATGTGGACAAGATAGAAAATTAG
- a CDS encoding DGQHR domain-containing protein yields the protein MKNTQDNYNTDMSSQYRKPQDEHQNLLASMLDKYQEGTDQILVQKTEMGGTQAYVSSVTLEWFASRVNFASYLPLFQKKYNSQTDNVEIDAESIDEIQQRPLDWSRQAPLVQYLATRKHHKFPPVLVVISKSWVDNPEAPEWDNEGRAIKPTTDFTPIDKDGKFGLLNISEKDVTIYALDGQHRLMGVQGLIELLKTGKLRRYRKDKTPFDTFIMVNDLLEQYQVSPDYLENVPQEEIGIEFICAVAAGETREEARLRVRSIFVHVNLMAVPLSKGQLAQLNEDDGFSIVARKIAVTHPLLEQCEGRNPRVNWNSATVATKSTVLTTLQALKEMSERYLGQKFLHWKPLDKGLIPMRPENEELEEGIKDFQTLFDYLASLPSYNILKYEETPVLRHFSFEKNGGEGNILFRPVGQVALAQALGVLIFKIGFSLEDVFKKLRKFDREGGFSSMEHPKSIWYGVLYDPNKKRVQVAGRDLAAKLLIYILGGVEDSVERAELRRDLVKARTVEDKTIDFDGKFVEPKQLGIPAII from the coding sequence ATGAAGAACACTCAAGACAACTATAATACTGATATGAGCAGTCAGTATAGAAAACCCCAAGATGAGCATCAAAATTTACTGGCTTCTATGCTTGATAAGTATCAAGAGGGAACTGACCAGATTTTAGTTCAGAAAACTGAAATGGGCGGTACTCAGGCATATGTTAGTTCTGTCACCCTAGAATGGTTTGCAAGCCGGGTCAACTTTGCGTCTTACTTACCCTTGTTCCAAAAAAAGTACAATTCCCAGACTGATAACGTCGAGATAGACGCCGAGAGTATTGATGAAATTCAACAACGCCCACTAGATTGGTCGCGTCAAGCACCATTGGTTCAGTATTTGGCGACTCGAAAACACCACAAATTCCCACCAGTTCTAGTGGTTATTAGTAAATCGTGGGTAGACAATCCTGAAGCACCAGAGTGGGACAATGAAGGACGAGCCATAAAACCGACTACTGACTTCACTCCAATCGATAAAGATGGGAAATTCGGATTACTTAACATTTCCGAGAAAGATGTAACTATTTATGCCCTAGATGGTCAACATCGATTGATGGGAGTGCAAGGTTTAATAGAGTTGCTTAAAACTGGTAAACTGCGGAGATACAGAAAGGATAAAACTCCTTTCGATACCTTCATAATGGTCAACGATTTGCTAGAGCAATACCAAGTTTCGCCGGATTACTTGGAAAATGTACCTCAAGAAGAAATTGGCATAGAGTTTATTTGTGCGGTTGCTGCAGGTGAAACCCGTGAAGAAGCGAGGCTGCGCGTTAGATCCATCTTTGTTCACGTCAACCTTATGGCGGTACCTTTGAGTAAAGGTCAACTTGCACAACTGAATGAGGATGATGGTTTTTCTATTGTTGCTAGAAAGATTGCTGTCACCCATCCACTGTTAGAACAGTGCGAAGGAAGGAACCCTCGAGTCAATTGGAATAGTGCAACTGTTGCGACAAAATCCACTGTTTTGACAACCCTACAAGCACTTAAAGAAATGTCTGAAAGATACTTGGGGCAAAAGTTTTTGCACTGGAAACCTTTGGATAAAGGTTTAATTCCTATGCGACCAGAGAATGAGGAACTTGAAGAAGGAATCAAGGATTTTCAAACACTGTTTGATTATTTAGCCAGTCTTCCCAGCTACAACATTCTCAAATATGAAGAGACACCTGTTTTACGACACTTCAGCTTTGAAAAGAATGGAGGTGAAGGAAATATACTTTTCCGTCCTGTTGGTCAAGTTGCTCTAGCTCAAGCTCTTGGTGTTTTAATATTTAAAATAGGATTTTCCTTAGAAGACGTATTTAAAAAGCTGCGTAAGTTCGATCGCGAAGGTGGGTTTAGTAGTATGGAGCATCCCAAATCTATTTGGTATGGGGTTTTATACGATCCAAACAAAAAGCGGGTACAGGTTGCTGGACGGGATCTTGCAGCGAAGTTGCTAATCTATATTTTAGGTGGTGTGGAGGATAGTGTTGAACGTGCTGAATTGCGTAGAGATTTGGTTAAAGCTAGAACTGTTGAAGATAAAACGATAGATTTTGATGGGAAATTCGTTGAACCCAAGCAGTTAGGGATTCCAGCCATAATATAA